The following is a genomic window from Daphnia magna isolate NIES linkage group LG4, ASM2063170v1.1, whole genome shotgun sequence.
gcttatttgtttttcttccgcCTCTCCGTGATACACCTTATGTAAGCTTCTTTGCTTTCTGGTACAACGTATCCACCACTTTGCCGAGGTTCTGGATCGTGTCTAATGCCGCCTCATACGTGGAGTCTGTGCGGGTCGGCTCAAAGATTATCAACACCCCATCACCTTGATCGAGAATGCCAGATAGTTTGCGATCTAAAATCATCTGCGACAGTTTCTTTTCTACTTGATCCACGGGCAAGGCAATAATCTTAGCGACGTGAACAACCTAACAAACAAAATCGAAAAGTTATAAAACTCTTGTCAAAAGTAGGATAAACTGTGTGATAAAAACCTGAACACGGGAATAAGGCTCGATGATTCGGCACAAGTTTTGTTCCAGCATGGTGTCGTACAAGGACTCCAAATGTGCCTTGATAATAGGGTCTTCTACCAATTCTGCGCGAAAGTCTACCAATGCCTTGATGTACCGAAATATCCAAGGTTACAACTGACAAAAtgtaataatgaaaaaaagaagcagaCCTGTTGGAACTGGGCTAGAGACCGCTTAATTGCCGACTGCGCAATAGCTTTCAATGCTTCAGCTTCTCGACCGGCATAACGCAAAGCTAGTTTACCACTCAAAATATTCTGCACATCATCTGGCCTGTGGGAGaagaaaatgacaaattaaaTCCAGAATTAAATCCACCGTTACTTCATCACTTACGTGTTCAGTATAATTTTTGACAGGAGCATGTATTTGAGAGCTGTAACAGCTTTAGGAGAGTCGATGCTATCATAACCCTCGAAGGCTTCGTAGAAGTAAGAATAGGCGGTCTTGAAATCGCGTTCATCTGCCGCATGCAGAATTCCAGACTGCAAGTCAAGGGCAGCTTGTAGTTTTGGAGGACAGTAGATGGCATTTGCTGTAGTCCTGGCAGAAGTTAACGCTGCACGGGATTTAGGCAAATTGCAAAGAGCATGATAGGTTTTGGATTCTAACAATTGAACCTAAAAACAGAATTATCTGGAAGTTGCATAAGTGaaacaagaaagagagaagatgATTTGACAAACTCACCTCCACCAGAAGGTATTTGTCATCCAATTTCTTCAATTCTTTAAGCAATGTTGCACCAAGAGCTAATGCTTCAGAGTACTGTTTAGTGTCAAAGTATAGTGCAATCAATCGTGCTTCTAAACTTTGACGAAGAAATGTGCCCTTTTGCTCAACAGCCCAGCTAATGCATTCctgtaataaaaaattacaataaataCAGGCTACAAAGTACAACAAATGTTTAGTATGACAATGTAATGTATTCTTTACCTTGCAAAGCTGGACTTCTGTCCCCGTTGCAGCTTCCATATCAAGAAAGAGATCAACAAGACCACGCACAAGTTTAGCTGCTTTTGCTTTGCTTATCATGGCAAGGAAAGGTCTCACATCTCGAATAAGCTGAGCCAATTCTACagccttcttttcctttttgtatttttctccCAGTTCCATGATCTCTTGCTCTTTATTACGGATGGCTTCCTCATCGTTGTCTCCACTTTCCATCGGCTctaaacacacaaaaacattCCATTTACAAgttcagcaaaaaaaattacgagcAAATTGACTTACCGAAAGTAGTATTTTCAAAAACTTCTCGAGTCGATGCCATCGTTTGCAAAACTGCCATCGCAGGTTAAGACCGAAGAAACAATAACTCTGCAAAACGACAATGACGACAGCACAAAAACCCGGTGACTTGTTTGAGGGTTCAAGTTAACAGCAACCTGGCGCATAAATCGCGTACATTTTTTACTAGATGCCGCTAGGGTCAAGATTTCCCATCCCCATTATTAGGTGTTCCTTCAAAGTTCAAACTAACAAGATAGTTTGAAATTCAATAACAAACTTTAGCAGGGCCTGTTCATACTTTGTTGATAAAAGCCCTTTTTCCGACATTTGACTATGCGGAGATAGTCTTTATGAAAATAGGTTTTGCTTTCACGTAGCACGCCACGACTGCTGCTTGCAAGCAGGTTTCAAGAATTACGCTTGTAAACGTTAATTACAGATATTTAGTGAATAAGCTTCATTTCAAACGACAGTGTAAAGCATACGGTAAATAAAGACGGCAGAAGGAAGACATTAAAACATGTTAGTTTTCAAAGAAATGCAATGAGGAAGGGGCGCTTTTGACGGCAACGAAGTATTGAGAAAGCTcgtgagaaagaaaacaacttgTTCCACCTGGCGTTTCCATTTGAAGCCGTCACTGTTATTTATTCTATGTTCTTGTTCAACATTATGcagaatgaaataaaatgataaATGTGAGACCTTGGTGATGggaggaatttttattttccaaagCTTTCACAAGCCAAATGAAAGTGTGTACGACATCAGAATTAAGTGAGTCTCACGCTAAAGGAAAATGCATGCGGACAAAAGAGGCCTAGCCTACAACATGCTAACATACAGAATGCACAGTGTCGTGTTGACAAGACGATGACAAGTCTGCGCGATACTAATTAAGTATACCCTTTTGCATCTATTTGGAAACGCAACGTAGCATTAACTGGAATATGAGATGCAATCTATTTTCTATGGGGAGTGGACGACGACAAAGAGCGATAAACTTTGCTATCACAGGTGGTGAGCACAGCGAGTTCTGTATGTGTCGTTGGTCACACCATAAAGAAACGGCTGGTCATGATCAAATCTTAGTGCAGTGACCTTCACAATTTCACATCTTCGCTATAATACAATTATGTTCTTTTGTCTCCCGCCTTTGCATACCGCTCGTGTACGCAAAAGATGTTTTCGGTCTTCATTATCTATGAGACACTAATTTGGGCTGTAGTAAATGTGCATAGTTCTAGAAGAACTAACTTCCAGAGTTCAAGGGTCGTGCGTATTGGTAAGTACAATAATACAGTGATTTGCTCAAGGATGTAATAGCGACTTCCAAAGTGTCGTTGTTAGTATAGCGGCTAAAAGAAACACGTAGGCAATGGCCACGTGCACAAACGCATTATCGCCCTCCGGTCTGATACATATTTAAGATAGTTGCATGCCTTTTTCAGCAAGACAAGGGACATTGGTTGTCCATTGCATTACTTTGTTTATGGCCATGGGTTACTTGAAATTTTTTCCGAGACAATATTCAAATTGTCCTTGGCGTAGcaaaggttaaaaaaaaaaatctaaaaggAATTCCGTAGTTCTATGTCCGTAGCCATAACAATACTGAATCAAGTTTAACGAGTTACATGAGACACAGTCCGGAAAATTATGTTCGAAGCAAATGTCCGAAGCAAATGTTCAAAGCAAATGTTCGAAGCAAATGTTCAGAGCATATGTTCAATGCACACTGAATCTACCAGATTCCTTACCCCTGTTGTGACAATTGCACGATTTCGAACGATGGCTTCCTGCTGGGCATGATGACTCTGGAATCGCATTTATCTTCCGATAGCTAGGCATTTTCACGTACGTATCGGTTACGAGCATTTCTAAATCCATGACTTGATAAATTCGTGTACCTGTGGTGGTTCAGACGCATATCGAATCATCAGCAGAATTTCGTTTCCCAAGGTTAGCAGTGacccctaaaaaaaaacattgctcCAGGGATAAAGCAGATGGTTCCATTGAACTCTACTGGCTATAACGTCGAAGAGTTTCAACAGCCACCAAAGCAAAAACTGTCTTCAGTTCAGTATCTCCACGTCTAGTCGGCGGTCTAGGAAACTGTTTCacgaattgaatttttttgttaagcAGTGACTGTACAAACTTTTTCCCGTGATGAGACTACCGCTTATTAATAATCGACTTTATCGTCAAGGATCGTTTGTTGCTACTGTTGTCTTCGTAGCGtttgctttcatttttgtCATCCAACACAGGACCAATACGCAGTCATTTGGACCAATTTCTGAGTCCATT
Proteins encoded in this region:
- the LOC116922172 gene encoding 26S proteasome non-ATPase regulatory subunit 11, which gives rise to MAVLQTMASTREVFENTTFEPMESGDNDEEAIRNKEQEIMELGEKYKKEKKAVELAQLIRDVRPFLAMISKAKAAKLVRGLVDLFLDMEAATGTEVQLCKECISWAVEQKGTFLRQSLEARLIALYFDTKQYSEALALGATLLKELKKLDDKYLLVEVQLLESKTYHALCNLPKSRAALTSARTTANAIYCPPKLQAALDLQSGILHAADERDFKTAYSYFYEAFEGYDSIDSPKAVTALKYMLLSKIILNTPDDVQNILSGKLALRYAGREAEALKAIAQSAIKRSLAQFQQALVDFRAELVEDPIIKAHLESLYDTMLEQNLCRIIEPYSRVQVVHVAKIIALPVDQVEKKLSQMILDRKLSGILDQGDGVLIIFEPTRTDSTYEAALDTIQNLGKVVDTLYQKAKKLT